One genomic region from Leptospira tipperaryensis encodes:
- a CDS encoding efflux RND transporter permease subunit: protein MLSKLLNISLNRPILSVGIIFFLFIYSFFTLREVPIDAVPDITNVQVIVTVKTGSLDPEQVEKVVTFPLETELMGMPNLIDVRSVSKFGLSNISLVFKEGTDIYQARGMVLERIASAKEKLPKGISPTIVPNTTGLGEIFFYTVEAKPGSKLASLPEKDRLLFLRTIQDYTVRPQLKALVPGIVEVDSNGGYEKEIHIDLNPHKMKTWGITIDQLMSELTTIGESFGGGFIENGGRVSIVRAYGIKKSLDSLSQVTVRRTVTGQPIRVSDIAHVNEHGKQRLGGASAEGKEIVLGTAMMLRGENSYQVNLDLNRAVSNLNLPEDVQVKVLLERSFLIHSTIKTVLTNLIEGAVLVILTLFFILFNIKASIIVAMIIPGSMLLTAIFMKFFGISANLMSLGAIDFGLLVDASIVITENVLTRFEKESYLNREDKMKAILQASIEVLKPVSFGVVVIMLVYLPILTLDGIPGRMFRPMAETVLLALGFSLILAVFLLPPLLFFFISPAGDRKNKEIKKSRIVELYSFYLPRLLDKPKPIVIGSVVFFVLTLFIYFRMGTVFLPKLMEGDLMLVVVREGDISIEESLREQKEVEKLLMTFPEVQSVFSRIGTSSVANDPMGTFNADTFIILKKENIADLLKEKNWEKFLDRIHTQVQERFPKSELTLSQPLEARFNELLEGSRADISVRILGKDLNTLLDLQGILKETLHNIPGAAEVELDPIMALRKSKVIDITPDPDKLKYYNISLPAFNSVVEASMSGFELGGYYEEEVRFPIKIWLSEDFRNQESEIANIGVGTIDGGMIPIKLLASIEKKDKVMTISRNRSRRFVAVSVNLRGRDLEGFYTEAKEKISQMGIPKGYTVFWGGQIENLSNAKEKLAIILPSTFLMIFVVLYLGLGSVRQALLVFFCVPFALTGGIWFLFLRGMDLSVSAFVGCIALSGIAVLNGLVKLDTIHRIREEKNRSVREAVLEGATSRIRPVIMTALVASFGFLPMAFGSGLGSEVQKPLATVVIGGIISSTILTLIILPVFYYWLEKDSKD from the coding sequence ATGCTGTCCAAACTTTTGAATATCAGCTTAAATAGGCCGATTCTTTCCGTAGGAATCATATTCTTCTTATTTATTTACTCGTTCTTTACGCTTCGTGAAGTTCCTATCGATGCGGTTCCGGATATCACGAACGTTCAAGTGATCGTGACCGTTAAAACAGGTTCCTTAGATCCTGAGCAGGTAGAGAAGGTAGTCACGTTTCCTTTGGAAACCGAGCTCATGGGTATGCCGAATTTAATCGACGTTCGTTCGGTATCTAAATTCGGACTTTCTAATATATCCTTGGTCTTTAAGGAAGGAACTGATATCTATCAGGCTCGTGGTATGGTTTTGGAAAGGATCGCGAGCGCCAAAGAAAAACTTCCCAAAGGAATTTCACCCACGATCGTTCCCAATACTACCGGACTTGGTGAAATTTTCTTTTATACCGTGGAAGCAAAACCGGGTTCGAAATTGGCGTCTCTTCCGGAAAAGGATCGTCTTCTTTTTTTGAGAACCATTCAGGATTATACCGTTCGTCCGCAACTGAAGGCCCTTGTTCCTGGAATTGTGGAGGTCGATTCCAACGGAGGATATGAAAAAGAAATTCATATCGATCTCAACCCACATAAGATGAAGACCTGGGGAATCACGATCGATCAGTTGATGAGTGAGTTGACTACGATCGGTGAAAGTTTCGGAGGGGGTTTCATTGAAAACGGGGGTAGGGTTTCTATCGTTCGCGCGTATGGAATCAAAAAGAGTTTGGATTCGTTGTCTCAAGTTACGGTTCGACGCACTGTCACCGGTCAACCGATCCGAGTTTCCGATATCGCTCATGTTAACGAACACGGTAAACAACGATTAGGCGGTGCGAGCGCCGAGGGAAAGGAAATCGTTCTAGGGACCGCTATGATGTTGCGGGGAGAAAACAGTTATCAAGTCAATCTGGATTTGAATCGAGCGGTCTCTAATTTGAATCTTCCGGAAGACGTACAAGTAAAGGTTCTTTTGGAAAGATCATTTTTGATTCATTCCACGATCAAGACGGTGTTAACGAATCTTATCGAAGGAGCGGTTCTCGTAATTCTTACCCTATTCTTTATTTTATTCAATATCAAGGCTTCGATCATCGTCGCAATGATCATTCCCGGATCGATGCTTCTCACCGCGATCTTTATGAAGTTCTTCGGGATTTCGGCTAACTTGATGAGTTTGGGAGCCATAGACTTCGGTCTTCTCGTGGACGCGTCGATTGTGATCACCGAAAACGTTCTCACTCGATTTGAAAAGGAAAGCTATCTCAACAGAGAGGATAAGATGAAGGCGATCTTACAGGCTTCCATCGAAGTTTTAAAACCGGTTTCTTTCGGAGTCGTTGTTATCATGCTCGTCTATCTTCCGATTCTTACTCTGGATGGAATTCCCGGAAGAATGTTTCGACCGATGGCTGAAACCGTCCTGTTGGCCTTGGGATTCAGTTTGATCTTGGCCGTGTTTCTTTTACCTCCGCTTCTCTTCTTCTTTATTTCGCCGGCGGGAGATCGTAAAAATAAAGAGATCAAGAAGAGTCGTATCGTCGAACTCTATTCGTTTTATCTGCCGCGTCTTTTGGACAAACCGAAACCGATCGTGATCGGATCGGTTGTATTCTTTGTATTGACGTTATTCATTTATTTTAGAATGGGAACTGTCTTTCTTCCAAAATTGATGGAAGGTGATTTGATGCTGGTCGTTGTAAGAGAAGGTGATATCAGCATCGAAGAAAGTTTAAGAGAACAGAAAGAAGTTGAAAAACTCTTAATGACGTTTCCGGAAGTGCAGAGCGTCTTTTCAAGAATCGGAACCAGCTCCGTTGCAAACGATCCTATGGGAACCTTCAACGCGGACACGTTTATCATTCTGAAAAAAGAAAATATTGCGGATCTACTCAAAGAGAAGAATTGGGAAAAATTCTTGGATCGGATTCATACTCAGGTTCAAGAAAGATTTCCGAAATCCGAACTTACTTTGAGCCAGCCTTTGGAAGCGCGATTCAACGAACTCTTGGAAGGAAGTCGTGCGGATATCAGCGTGAGAATTTTAGGAAAAGATCTCAATACGCTTTTGGATCTGCAAGGGATCCTAAAAGAAACTCTCCATAATATTCCGGGAGCGGCAGAAGTCGAACTGGACCCGATCATGGCTTTGAGAAAATCAAAGGTAATCGACATCACTCCGGATCCTGATAAATTAAAATATTATAATATATCTCTTCCCGCGTTTAACAGCGTGGTGGAGGCTTCGATGAGCGGATTTGAACTCGGAGGATATTACGAGGAAGAAGTAAGATTTCCGATCAAGATCTGGTTATCCGAAGATTTTCGAAATCAAGAATCCGAAATCGCAAACATCGGAGTCGGAACGATCGACGGCGGGATGATTCCGATCAAGTTGCTCGCTTCGATCGAGAAGAAAGACAAGGTTATGACCATCTCTCGAAATCGTTCTCGACGATTTGTTGCGGTTTCAGTAAATCTCAGGGGAAGAGATCTCGAAGGCTTTTATACGGAAGCGAAGGAAAAAATTTCGCAGATGGGGATTCCCAAAGGATATACCGTGTTTTGGGGAGGACAGATCGAAAACCTCTCCAACGCAAAAGAGAAGTTAGCGATCATACTACCTTCGACTTTTTTGATGATCTTTGTGGTCCTGTATTTGGGTTTGGGTTCGGTGCGTCAGGCTTTGTTGGTTTTCTTTTGCGTTCCCTTTGCCCTCACGGGAGGAATCTGGTTTCTTTTTCTGAGAGGAATGGATCTCAGCGTTTCGGCCTTTGTAGGTTGTATCGCGTTATCCGGAATCGCTGTCTTGAACGGACTCGTGAAGTTGGATACGATTCATCGGATACGAGAAGAGAAGAATCGTTCGGTTCGAGAAGCGGTCTTAGAGGGTGCAACGAGTAGAATCCGGCCGGTAATCATGACGGCGCTCGTGGCCTCTTTCGGATTTTTACCGATGGCCTTCGGTTCCGGATTGGGTTCTGAAGTTCAAAAGCCGCTTGCGACGGTCGTGATCGGAGGAATCATATCTTCCACGATACTCACGCTGATAATTCTTCCTGTATTTTATTATTGGTTGGAAAAGGATT